The Dissulfurirhabdus thermomarina DNA window GGAGCTCCTGGCGCCGCACCGGCGCGGGCGGGCCGTCACCTGGAGCTTCGGCGTCTACCCGCCGCGATCCGCGGTCATGCGGGTCCTCTATCAGGGCCTGGCGCGGCGTTTCATCCGCCGGATCGGGATCCTCGCCTCCGACGATCCGGCCGGGTCCGAGGCCTTCCTCTGGCTCAAGGCCTACGCCCCGGAGTTTCGCCTGGAGGTGGCCGAGGCCGCCCACTTCGGGGCGAAGGACACCGACATGCGTTCCCAGCTCCAGGCCATGAAGGCCGAAGGGGCCGAGATGGTGGTGGTCTGGGGGCCCCGGAGCCAGGGGCTCACCCTGCTCCGGTCCGCCTACGGGCTCGGGCTGAGGCTGGCGGTGCCGCCCACCTTGCTCTCCGGGGACCTTCTCGAGGTGCTGCCGCCCGGGCAGGAGCTGTGGGCGGTGCTCCCGCCGCTGCTCGAGGGGACGGACCTCGCTCCGTCCCACGTCTGCGCCTACGCCGTGGGGAGCTACTTCCGCCAGATCCTCATCTGGGCCGACGACGCCGCCCCCGAGGCCCTCTTCGCCGGCGGCGCGGCCTGGGACGCGGTGCACCTCGTGGCCGTGGCCCTCCAACAGGCCATGTATCCCCCCCCGCCGGAGGACAACGCCACGGCGCCGGCGCCGGGCCCCGTGCCGCCCCCGCGCACGCCGGCGGGCATCCGCGACGCCCTGGAGCACATGAGCGCCCCCTACATCGGCGTCCTGGGGATCTTCCATCCCTCCGAGCGGGACCACATCGGCCTCGATCCCGGTTCCCTGCTGGTGGTGCGGCGGACCCCGCAGAAGCACTGGGAACCGGTGGAGAAGTGATCCCCCCGCGGGGGGATCGCCGAAGGATGATGGCGTTGCGGGAATCACCAATTACGGCGTTGCCTCCCATCGCATCGTCACTGCGGCGTACTTCAAGTACGCCTCGTTCCTCGCGAGGGTCGCGCCTTGCCCTTGGCGATTCTCGTTCGGCCATCTCCTCAGAGGCCTTTTTGCGAGGCCAGCCGGGCCCGTTGTCGAGCGCCCCGAAGGGCGGCGGGGTGAGTCCGCCACGGAAGGCCATGTCCGCCCATGATCTCAAGCTCCAGGCGATTCGGCCCGATGCCCGCTGAAGGCCGCCACGGATCCAGGATGACGCCCTCCCGGCCCGCCATGCGCCGGCGTCTCTTCCGCCCTCCGCCGAGGGGCGGCCGCCGGGCCCTCTTCGGCGAGCACCTCTTCATGGTGCTGGTGGCCATCGTCTGCGGCCTGGCCGGCGGCTTCGGGGCCGTGGCCTTCCGGGAACTCATCAAGCTCTTCCAGACCCTTTTCTGGGGCGGGGGCCGGGACCTCCTCCACCTGGCCCTCTCCCACCCGTGGACCTGGCGGGTGGCGGCCCCGGCCCTCGGCGGCCTCGTGGTGGGGCCGCTGGTCTACTACTTCGCCAAGGAGGCCAAGGGGCACGGGGTGCCGGAGGTCATGGAGGCGGTGATGCTCCGGGGAGGCGCCATCCGGCCCCGGGTGGTCCTGGTGAAGTCCCTCGCCTCGGCCGTCTGCATCTCCTCCGGCGGCTCGGTGGGGCGCGAGGGGCCCATCGTCCAGATCGGCTCCGCCCTGGGCTCGGCCGTCGGCCAGGTGCTCAAGGTGACGCCGCGGCAGCTCCGGACCCTGGTGGCCTGCGGTGCGGCCGCCGGGATCGCCGCCACCTTCAACGCCCCCATCGCCGGGGCGCTCTTCGCCGTGGAGATCATCCTCGGCGACTTCCGGGTGCCCCAGTTCAGTCCCATCGTGATCTCGTCGGTGGTGGCCACGGTGGTCTCGCGCCACTTCCTCGGCAACTTCCCGGCCTTCGAGGTGCCCCCCTACCACCTCGTCAGCCCCCTGGAGCTCCCCATCTACATGGTGGTCGGGGCGGCGTCCGGCCTCGTGGCCCTGGCCTTCATCAAGACGCTGACCGCCTGCGAGGACCTCTTCGAGTGGCTGCCCTTCCCCGAGCCCCTGAAGGCGGTCCTCGGCGGGCTCCTCGTGGGGGCCGTCGGGATCCGGCTCCCCCACGTCTTCGGCGTGGGCTACGAGACCATCAACCAGGCCCTGGTGGGGGCCCTGCCGGCGGGGATGCTGGCGCTGCTCCTGCTCGCGAAGCTGGCGGCCACCTCGCTCACCATCGGCTCGGGGGGGTCGGGGGGCGTCTTCGCCCCGTCGCTCTTCCTCGGCGCGGTGACGGGCGGGGTGCTCGGGACCTTCGTGCACCACGCCTTCCCCGCCGTGACGGCCGCCTCCGGCGCCTACGCCCTGGTGACCATGGGGGCCGTGGTGGCCGCCGCCACCCACGCCCCCATCACGGCCATCATCATGATCTTCGAGCTGACGGACGAATACACCATCATCCCGCCGCTCATGGCGGCCTGCGTGGTGAGCACCCTCCTGGCCACCCTGCTCGAGAAGGACTCCATCTACACGGTGAAGCTCCGGCGGCGCGGGGTGGACCTGGCCCGCGAGGAGGACCCCAACGTCCTCAAGTCCGTCCGGGTCCGGGACGTCATGGATCCCCTCCCGGCCATCATCCCCGGCACGACCCCCTTCCGGGAGGTCCTGGACGTCATCCTGCGCCGCGGACGCGGGGCCTTCTTCGTGGTGAACATGGAGGAGGAACTCCTGGGGACCCTCTCCCTCGAGGACGTCCGGTTCTTCGCCTTCCAGCGGGAGGACCTCCAGGGGGTGGTGGTGGCCGCGGACATGGTGCACCCGGACGTGCCCCGGGTGACCACCGAGGACACCCTGGACGTGGCGGTCCAGATCCTGGCCGAGGGGGGGCGCGACGAGATCGCCGTGGTGGACCCCGAGAACCCGCGGCGCATCGTGGGGTCCCTCCTCGAGAAGGACGTGCTTCGGGCCTACAGCCGGGAGATCTACCGCCGGGACCTCGCCGGCGCGGTGGCCAGTGCCACCGCCGCCCTCGACCGCGTCCGGCACGTGGACATCGGGGACGGGTACCTCCTGGCGGAGCTTCCGGCCCCGAGGAGCTTCGTGGGCCGGACCCTGCGGGAGCTGGACATCCGGGTGCGCTACGGGCTCCAGATCCTCTTCGTCCGTACCCGCGACGGGGACGCGGCCCCCCGGGTGCTGGTGCCCCTCGGGGAGTACCGGGTTCGGGACCGGGACGTCCTCGTGGCGGCCGGGCCCCGCCAGGCCGTCGAGGAGCTGATGGACCTCCAGTGAGGCCGCCGGGGCCGGGGCGGCTTGTGCCGGGCGGCCGCCTTGGCTAACCTGGAGCCGGGCGCCGGGCCGCCGACCCGTTGGAGGTGGATTCCATGCAGAAGATCCTGTCGCTGGCCTTTGTCTTGTTGTTCCTCTTCTCCGCCGCGGCCTGGGCCGCGGTCAACGTGAACACGGCGGACGTCGCCGCCCTCGAGCAGCTGCCCTACATCGGGCCCGCCAAGGCCCGGGCCATCGTGGCCGAGCGCGAGCGCCACGGTCCCTTCACCTCGGTGGAGGACCTCCGCCGCGTCAAGGGCATCGGTCCCCGGATCATCGAGCGCCTCGAGGGAGAGGTGACGGTCTCGGGCGACTGATGCCGCCGGTCCCGATGCGGGGCAGTTCCCCGCGGGCCCCTGTAACCTGATTCTTCTCGGCCCGGCGCCTTTCCTGCACGACGTTCCGGGGGGCTTGACAACCGCCTGGATTGATGATAGTAACAATTATCATTTTTGAATTATGGATATTCGCCCTCCCCTCAAGATGACGCGGCAGCGGGCGGTGATCCTGGAGGAGCTCCGGGGCGTCACCACCCACCCGACCGCCGACGAGGTCTACGAGATGGTCCGGAAACGGATCCCGAGGATCAGCCTGGCCACGGTCTACCGGAACCTGGAGCTCATGGCCCGGGAGGGCCTCATCCAGCGGCTCGACGTGGCCGGCGGCCCGAAGCGTTACGACGGGGACCCGGGCCTTCACTACCACGTCCGGTGTGTCCGGTGCGGCCGGGTGGACGACGTCCACGGGATACCGCCGGTGGACCTCCCCCAGGCCCGGCTCGAACAGGTCACCGGGTACCGGCTGCTGGCCCACCGCCTCGAGTTCCGGGGGGTCTGCCCCGCCTGCCGGGGCGCGGAGGGGCCCGGCGCCGGATCGTGACCGGGGCGGCGGCGAGGGGAAGCGACGAAAACCAGGCCCCGGCCCGTCGGCCGGGTGCCGAGAACGCTTATCGGAGGAGTCACGCCATGGAAAAGAGTCTCAAGGGAACCCGGACCGAGGCCAACATCCTCACCGCCTTCGCCGGCGAGTCGCAGGCCAGGAACCGCTACACCTACTTCGCCAGCCAGGCGAAGAAGGAAGGCTACGTCCAGATCGCCCGCATCTTCGCGGAAACGGCCGACCAGGAGAAGGAGCACGCCAAGCGCCTCTTCAAGATGCTCGAGGGCGGGGAGGTCGAGGTGGCCGCCGCCTTCCCGGCGGGGACCATCGGCACCACCCGCGACAACCTCCTGGCCGCCGCGGCGGGTGAAAACTACGAGCAGACCCGGATGTACCCGGAATTCGCCGAGGTGGCCCGGGCCGAGGGCTTTGCGGAGATCGCCGCCGTCTTCGAGGCCATCGCCGTGGCGGAACGCCAGCACGAGCGGCGCTACCGGGCGCTGGCGGCCAACATCGAGAAGGACCGGGTCTTCCGGCGGGAGGGAAAGGCCACGTGGCGGTGCCTGAATTGCGGCTACCTCCACGAGGGGGAGGAGGCGCCCGAAAAGTGCCCGGCCTGCGCCCACCCGAGGGACTACTTCGAGCTCTTGGCCGAGAACTGGTGACCGGCGGCTTGACACCGGCACCGAGTCCACTACCGTCGAAGTTGGATGGAAGGATCTGAGGAGGAGATGGCCATGGACACCATCGTCACCCGCCCGGCCCCCGATTTCACGGCAAAGGCCGTGATGCCCGGGGGCACCATCGAGGACCTTTCGCTCTCGGCCTACCGGGGCCGTTACGTGGTCCTCTTCTTCTATCCCCTGGACTTCACCTTCGTCTGCCCGTCGGAGATCATCGCCT harbors:
- a CDS encoding Fur family transcriptional regulator; its protein translation is MTRQRAVILEELRGVTTHPTADEVYEMVRKRIPRISLATVYRNLELMAREGLIQRLDVAGGPKRYDGDPGLHYHVRCVRCGRVDDVHGIPPVDLPQARLEQVTGYRLLAHRLEFRGVCPACRGAEGPGAGS
- a CDS encoding chloride channel protein — its product is MRRRLFRPPPRGGRRALFGEHLFMVLVAIVCGLAGGFGAVAFRELIKLFQTLFWGGGRDLLHLALSHPWTWRVAAPALGGLVVGPLVYYFAKEAKGHGVPEVMEAVMLRGGAIRPRVVLVKSLASAVCISSGGSVGREGPIVQIGSALGSAVGQVLKVTPRQLRTLVACGAAAGIAATFNAPIAGALFAVEIILGDFRVPQFSPIVISSVVATVVSRHFLGNFPAFEVPPYHLVSPLELPIYMVVGAASGLVALAFIKTLTACEDLFEWLPFPEPLKAVLGGLLVGAVGIRLPHVFGVGYETINQALVGALPAGMLALLLLAKLAATSLTIGSGGSGGVFAPSLFLGAVTGGVLGTFVHHAFPAVTAASGAYALVTMGAVVAAATHAPITAIIMIFELTDEYTIIPPLMAACVVSTLLATLLEKDSIYTVKLRRRGVDLAREEDPNVLKSVRVRDVMDPLPAIIPGTTPFREVLDVILRRGRGAFFVVNMEEELLGTLSLEDVRFFAFQREDLQGVVVAADMVHPDVPRVTTEDTLDVAVQILAEGGRDEIAVVDPENPRRIVGSLLEKDVLRAYSREIYRRDLAGAVASATAALDRVRHVDIGDGYLLAELPAPRSFVGRTLRELDIRVRYGLQILFVRTRDGDAAPRVLVPLGEYRVRDRDVLVAAGPRQAVEELMDLQ
- a CDS encoding ComEA family DNA-binding protein; translation: MQKILSLAFVLLFLFSAAAWAAVNVNTADVAALEQLPYIGPAKARAIVAERERHGPFTSVEDLRRVKGIGPRIIERLEGEVTVSGD
- the rbr gene encoding rubrerythrin, producing the protein MEKSLKGTRTEANILTAFAGESQARNRYTYFASQAKKEGYVQIARIFAETADQEKEHAKRLFKMLEGGEVEVAAAFPAGTIGTTRDNLLAAAAGENYEQTRMYPEFAEVARAEGFAEIAAVFEAIAVAERQHERRYRALAANIEKDRVFRREGKATWRCLNCGYLHEGEEAPEKCPACAHPRDYFELLAENW
- a CDS encoding ABC transporter substrate-binding protein, with the protein product MRAGTGRRPALGLVFLAVLLLLLPAGRAQAQPAAADPPPDARPGLDAALPPIRIGALWDLSGERQREGTAALIAARQAVEALNQRGGIGGHRLELVIADTWGEAERLLRKAKTLVDREGAVVLLGPSTPELVPALRGYADTRKVPVVLTAGEELLAPHRRGRAVTWSFGVYPPRSAVMRVLYQGLARRFIRRIGILASDDPAGSEAFLWLKAYAPEFRLEVAEAAHFGAKDTDMRSQLQAMKAEGAEMVVVWGPRSQGLTLLRSAYGLGLRLAVPPTLLSGDLLEVLPPGQELWAVLPPLLEGTDLAPSHVCAYAVGSYFRQILIWADDAAPEALFAGGAAWDAVHLVAVALQQAMYPPPPEDNATAPAPGPVPPPRTPAGIRDALEHMSAPYIGVLGIFHPSERDHIGLDPGSLLVVRRTPQKHWEPVEK